Proteins found in one Serratia plymuthica genomic segment:
- a CDS encoding UTRA domain-containing protein, which produces MSEGATTVAIICQTLNARIAAGEFNIGGKLPSERALSEQFSTTRITLQEALGQLEAQGVIYRQVRRGWFISPPRLVYNPLQRSHFHAMAQQQGRDAHTQVIDSGRVHADAALARRLALPEGAEVYRIRRLRFIDGRAVLYCEHYLNPAYFAGILEADLTQSLTALYAERYGIHYGRVRFDMLPTLLPQEAAAMLKVTYGSPSLFITRVNRDQHDRVIDCDLEYWRYDALHIDVEAVANDEG; this is translated from the coding sequence ATGAGTGAAGGAGCAACCACCGTGGCGATAATCTGCCAGACGTTGAACGCCCGCATTGCTGCGGGGGAGTTCAACATTGGCGGCAAGCTGCCTTCGGAACGCGCCCTGAGCGAGCAGTTCTCCACCACCCGCATTACCTTGCAGGAAGCGCTCGGCCAGTTGGAGGCGCAGGGGGTGATTTACCGTCAGGTGAGGCGCGGCTGGTTTATCTCGCCGCCACGGCTGGTGTACAACCCGTTGCAGCGCAGCCACTTCCACGCCATGGCTCAGCAGCAGGGGCGCGACGCCCATACCCAGGTGATCGACAGTGGTCGCGTGCATGCCGACGCCGCCCTGGCGCGGCGGCTGGCGCTGCCGGAAGGCGCAGAGGTTTACCGCATCCGCCGGCTACGCTTTATCGACGGGCGTGCGGTGCTGTATTGCGAGCACTACCTCAATCCGGCCTACTTTGCCGGTATCCTGGAGGCCGATTTGACGCAGTCGCTGACCGCACTGTACGCAGAGCGCTACGGTATCCATTATGGCCGGGTGCGCTTCGATATGCTGCCGACCCTGTTACCGCAGGAGGCAGCCGCGATGCTGAAAGTCACCTACGGCAGCCCGTCGCTGTTTATTACCCGGGTTAACCGCGATCAGCACGATCGGGTGATTGATTGCGATTTGGAGTATTGGCGCTACGACGCACTGCACATTGATGTGGAGGCAGTGGCGAACGACGAGGGATAA
- a CDS encoding ABC transporter substrate-binding protein produces the protein MKRLCASVLTSAIVLTSQMSWAADSDLAALEQAAKKEGEVNSVGMPDSWANWKDTWQDLQSKYGLKHLDTDMSSAQEIAKFDAEKGNATADIGDVGAAFGPIAVQKGVTQPYKPSTWEQVPGWAKDKDGHWALAYTGTIAFIINKQQVKEIPHSWADLLKGTYQVTIGDVGTASQAASGVLAATYAMGGNEKNLKPGLEFFGKLAKAGRLSLSNPVIASLEKGEVQVGVVWDFNGLNYRDQIDKTRFEVLIPSDGSITSGYTTIINKFAKHPNAAKLAREYIFSDAGQINLARGYARPIRAEHLTLPDDVKAKLLPAEQYKNAHPIADPAAWEQSAKTLPRQWQENVIMFMQQ, from the coding sequence ATGAAACGTTTGTGCGCTTCTGTGTTAACCAGTGCCATTGTACTGACCAGCCAGATGAGCTGGGCCGCAGATTCCGATCTGGCCGCGCTCGAGCAGGCCGCCAAGAAGGAAGGTGAAGTCAACAGCGTCGGCATGCCGGACAGCTGGGCCAACTGGAAAGACACCTGGCAGGATCTGCAGAGCAAGTACGGTTTGAAGCATCTCGATACCGACATGAGCTCGGCGCAGGAAATCGCCAAGTTCGACGCGGAAAAGGGCAATGCCACGGCGGATATCGGTGACGTGGGCGCGGCATTCGGCCCCATCGCGGTGCAAAAAGGGGTAACCCAACCTTATAAGCCGTCCACCTGGGAGCAGGTGCCTGGCTGGGCGAAAGACAAGGATGGCCACTGGGCGCTGGCCTATACCGGCACCATCGCCTTCATTATCAACAAACAGCAGGTGAAAGAGATCCCGCACAGTTGGGCCGATCTGCTGAAAGGCACTTATCAGGTCACCATCGGTGACGTCGGCACCGCCTCGCAGGCGGCAAGCGGCGTGCTGGCGGCCACCTACGCCATGGGCGGCAACGAGAAAAACCTGAAGCCGGGCCTGGAGTTCTTCGGCAAGTTGGCCAAGGCCGGGCGCCTGAGCCTGAGCAACCCGGTGATCGCTTCGCTGGAAAAAGGCGAAGTGCAGGTCGGCGTGGTGTGGGACTTTAACGGCCTGAACTACCGTGACCAGATCGACAAAACCCGTTTTGAAGTGTTGATCCCATCCGACGGCTCAATCACGTCAGGCTACACCACCATCATCAACAAATTCGCCAAACACCCGAACGCCGCCAAGCTGGCGCGTGAATATATTTTCTCCGACGCCGGTCAGATCAATCTGGCGCGCGGCTATGCTCGCCCGATCCGTGCGGAACACCTGACGCTGCCGGACGACGTAAAAGCCAAGCTGCTGCCGGCCGAACAGTATAAAAACGCCCACCCGATCGCCGATCCGGCGGCCTGGGAACAAAGCGCCAAAACGCTGCCGCGCCAGTGGCAGGAAAACGTCATTATGTTTATGCAGCAGTGA
- a CDS encoding alkaline phosphatase family protein has product MKTILVLLDGLNYQVAHDAMGYLQAECAAGRGRLYQLESELPSLSRPLYECILTGVPPVESGVVHNQVSRLSHQQSVFHYARAAGLTTAAAAYHWFSELYNRTPFDAARDRHTDDAGLPIQHGHFYYDDRYPDSHLFDDAESLRRRHQPDFLLIHPMNIDDAGHRFGLSSPQYRNAARNADGVLSRYLGDWLSAGYQVMVTADHGMNDDRSHGGVLPEERQVPLFVFGAAFSQNDANPQQTDLCGTLCEVLQVAHDKSRCRALLA; this is encoded by the coding sequence ATGAAAACGATCCTCGTACTGCTGGACGGCCTGAACTATCAGGTGGCGCATGACGCCATGGGATATCTGCAGGCCGAGTGTGCGGCAGGGCGCGGACGGTTGTATCAGCTGGAGAGCGAGCTGCCTTCGCTCTCTCGGCCGCTGTATGAATGCATTCTCACCGGCGTACCGCCGGTGGAGAGCGGCGTGGTGCATAATCAGGTATCGCGCCTCTCGCATCAGCAAAGCGTGTTTCACTATGCGCGCGCCGCAGGGCTGACTACCGCTGCGGCCGCCTACCATTGGTTCAGTGAGCTGTATAACCGTACCCCGTTCGACGCCGCGCGCGATCGCCATACCGACGATGCCGGGCTGCCCATCCAGCACGGCCATTTTTATTACGACGACCGCTACCCAGACTCCCATCTGTTTGACGACGCCGAAAGCCTGCGCCGCCGTCATCAGCCCGATTTCCTGTTGATCCACCCGATGAACATCGACGATGCCGGGCACCGCTTCGGCCTGTCTTCACCGCAGTACCGTAACGCGGCGCGCAATGCCGACGGCGTGCTGTCGCGCTATCTGGGCGACTGGCTAAGCGCCGGGTATCAGGTGATGGTCACGGCCGATCACGGCATGAATGACGACCGCAGCCACGGCGGTGTATTGCCGGAGGAGCGGCAGGTGCCGCTGTTTGTATTCGGTGCGGCTTTCAGCCAGAACGACGCCAACCCGCAGCAAACCGACCTGTGCGGCACGCTGTGCGAAGTGTTGCAGGTGGCGCACGACAAGTCGCGCTGCCGTGCGCTGTTGGCATAA
- a CDS encoding ABC transporter permease — MKAKWIAALCLLPFILLFGAFQIAPLVWIAVSSFFSQTSGWGLGNYVDVLTSPFYLQAFQFSLEISLWSSVYGLLIALVGSYSLRQLGQTRFHDFVMSFTNMTSNFAGVPLAFAFVILLGLNGCLTLLLRKYGLMESFNLYSKTGLIVLYTYFQIPLGVLLLYPAFDALREDWRESASLLGAGPWRYWRHIGLPVLAPALMGTFVILLANALGAYATVYALTTGNFNVIPIRISSLVAGDISLDPNLASALAMLLVAMMAFITLIHQWLLRRSYLNARS, encoded by the coding sequence ATGAAAGCCAAGTGGATTGCCGCACTGTGCCTGCTGCCGTTTATTCTGCTGTTCGGCGCGTTCCAAATCGCGCCGCTGGTGTGGATTGCGGTCAGCAGTTTTTTCAGCCAGACCAGCGGCTGGGGGCTGGGTAATTACGTCGACGTCCTGACCTCGCCGTTCTATCTGCAGGCATTTCAGTTCTCGCTGGAGATCTCCCTTTGGTCGAGCGTGTACGGGCTGCTGATTGCTCTGGTCGGCAGTTACTCGCTGCGTCAACTGGGCCAGACGAGGTTCCATGATTTTGTGATGTCGTTTACCAACATGACCAGCAATTTTGCCGGAGTGCCGCTGGCCTTCGCCTTTGTCATTCTGTTGGGGTTGAACGGCTGCCTGACGTTGCTGCTGCGCAAGTATGGCCTGATGGAGAGCTTTAACCTCTACTCCAAAACCGGGCTGATCGTGCTTTACACCTACTTCCAAATCCCGTTGGGCGTATTGCTGTTATACCCGGCGTTCGACGCGCTGCGCGAAGACTGGCGCGAATCGGCCTCGCTGCTCGGCGCCGGCCCGTGGCGCTACTGGCGGCATATCGGCCTGCCGGTGCTGGCGCCGGCGCTGATGGGCACCTTTGTCATCCTGCTGGCCAACGCGCTGGGGGCCTACGCCACGGTATATGCGCTGACCACCGGGAATTTCAACGTGATACCGATACGTATTTCGTCGCTGGTGGCGGGGGATATTTCCCTCGATCCGAACCTGGCCAGCGCGCTGGCGATGCTGTTGGTGGCGATGATGGCGTTCATTACCCTGATCCATCAATGGCTGTTGCGCAGGAGCTACCTGAATGCGCGCTCATAA
- a CDS encoding ABC transporter permease yields MSRFETGYHRVVTGLLLLILLLPLAATLIYALATQWGATILPDGFTLKWVTALWSDPRFLLALWHSLLICFGTLVLAVVVILPMMFAIAYYFPKLDAVMNVLILLPFAVPPVVSAVGLMQLFAADPLPLLGTPWILIGCYFSIALPFIYRAISNNMQAINLRDLMDAAHLLGASTWQAALLVVLPNLRKGGMIAVLLSFSFLIGEFVFANLLVGSQYETLQVYLYNMRNGSGHFTSALVISYFAVVLIVTWLANLLNKNKG; encoded by the coding sequence ATGTCCCGTTTTGAAACCGGCTACCACCGCGTGGTGACCGGTCTGCTTTTGCTGATCCTACTGTTACCGCTGGCGGCGACGCTGATTTACGCGCTGGCCACCCAGTGGGGCGCCACCATCCTGCCGGACGGCTTTACCCTGAAGTGGGTGACGGCATTGTGGAGCGATCCCCGTTTCCTGCTGGCGCTGTGGCACTCGCTGCTGATCTGTTTCGGCACCCTGGTGCTGGCGGTGGTGGTGATTTTGCCGATGATGTTCGCGATTGCGTACTATTTTCCCAAACTGGACGCGGTGATGAACGTGCTGATCCTGTTGCCGTTCGCCGTCCCGCCGGTGGTGTCGGCGGTCGGGCTGATGCAGTTGTTCGCCGCCGATCCGCTGCCGCTGCTCGGCACGCCCTGGATCCTGATCGGCTGCTACTTCTCGATTGCCCTGCCGTTTATTTACCGCGCCATCAGCAACAACATGCAGGCGATCAACCTGCGCGATCTGATGGACGCGGCACACCTGTTGGGCGCCAGCACCTGGCAGGCTGCGTTGCTGGTGGTGCTGCCGAACCTGCGCAAGGGCGGGATGATTGCGGTGCTGCTGTCGTTCTCGTTCCTGATTGGCGAATTCGTCTTCGCCAACCTGCTGGTGGGCAGCCAGTATGAAACGCTGCAGGTTTATCTCTATAACATGCGCAACGGCAGCGGCCACTTCACCAGCGCGCTGGTCATTTCTTATTTCGCCGTGGTGCTGATCGTCACCTGGCTGGCGAATTTGCTGAATAAAAATAAGGGTTAA
- a CDS encoding ABC transporter ATP-binding protein has product MAYLTVTRLNKHYGQTQVFQDIDFTAEEGEFVTLLGPSGCGKSTLLRCLAGLTSVDSGQILLQGQDLVPVPPQKRGIGMVFQSYALFPNMTVEGNVAFGLKMQKLAAGQIHQRVQEVLALVELTELAKRYPHQLSGGQCQRVALARSLVTRPRLLLLDEPLSALDARIRKHLREQIRRIQRELNLTAIFVTHDQEEALTLSDRIVLMNKGQIVQSGDAETLYTQPANVFAAGFIGNYNLLSAEQASALTGRSYAGKVAIRPESIALLPAGQGIEGVILSHSLLGNVVRYRVQVRGVELLVDALNRSVEDLRPDGSEIGLHLETVTLREVA; this is encoded by the coding sequence ATGGCATATCTCACCGTCACCCGCCTCAATAAACACTACGGCCAGACCCAGGTGTTTCAGGATATCGATTTCACCGCCGAAGAGGGCGAGTTCGTCACGCTGCTCGGGCCGAGCGGCTGCGGTAAATCCACGCTGCTGCGCTGTCTGGCGGGGCTGACGTCGGTCGACAGCGGCCAAATCTTGCTGCAGGGCCAGGATCTGGTGCCGGTGCCGCCGCAAAAGCGCGGCATAGGTATGGTGTTCCAGAGCTATGCACTGTTCCCGAACATGACCGTTGAAGGCAACGTGGCGTTTGGTCTGAAAATGCAGAAGCTGGCGGCCGGGCAGATCCACCAGCGGGTACAGGAAGTGCTGGCGCTGGTGGAGTTGACCGAACTGGCGAAGCGTTATCCGCACCAACTGTCCGGCGGTCAGTGTCAGCGGGTGGCGCTGGCGCGCTCGCTGGTGACCCGCCCGCGCCTGCTGTTGCTCGACGAGCCGCTGTCGGCGCTGGACGCCCGTATCCGCAAACATCTGCGCGAGCAGATCCGCCGTATCCAGCGTGAACTGAACCTGACGGCAATCTTCGTCACCCACGATCAGGAAGAGGCGCTGACGTTGTCGGATCGCATCGTGCTGATGAACAAGGGCCAAATCGTGCAGAGCGGCGATGCGGAAACCCTGTACACCCAGCCGGCTAACGTCTTCGCCGCCGGGTTTATCGGCAACTACAACCTGCTGAGCGCCGAGCAGGCGAGCGCACTTACCGGCCGCAGTTATGCCGGCAAGGTGGCGATACGCCCTGAATCGATCGCGCTGCTGCCGGCCGGGCAGGGGATTGAGGGGGTGATCCTCAGCCATAGTCTGTTGGGGAATGTGGTACGCTACCGTGTCCAGGTTCGTGGCGTCGAGCTGTTGGTTGACGCGCTCAACCGGTCGGTCGAGGATTTACGGCCCGACGGCAGCGAAATTGGGCTACACTTGGAAACTGTTACATTACGGGAAGTTGCATGA
- a CDS encoding Na/Pi cotransporter family protein yields MLTLLHLLSSVALLVWGTHIVRTGIMRVYGANLRRVLSDSVEKKPLAFVSGIGVTALVQSSNATALLVTSFVAQGLVGLAPALVIMLGADVGTALMARVLTFDLSWLSPLLILVGVFLFLSRKQTRVGQMGRVCIGLGLIVLALELIVAAATPITQAAGVKVLFSSLTGDVMLDALTGALFAIVSYSSLAAVLLTATLTASGVISLKVALCLVIGANLGSGLLAVINTSGQNAAGRRVALGSLLFKLIGCVLVLPFVSYLAEVMTRLPGENEELVIYFHVFYNLIRCLMLIPLAGPMARLCETLIADVAADDPRLRPRHLDASALDTPTLALANAARETLRMGDVVEHMMILHREVLHGKNGQDKEVRRLDDDVDVLYTAIKLYLAQIQKEDLGEEDSRRWAEIIEMALNLEQAGDIIERMTGDVAAKSHAARRAFSAEGLAELDTLHERLVGNLRLSLSVFLSGDLTSAKRLRRSKHRFRILDRRYAHAHVDRLHQQNVQSIETSSLHLGLLGDMKRLNSLFCAVAYNVLDQDERDDEREWDDTPSTL; encoded by the coding sequence GTGTTGACCCTTCTCCACCTGCTTTCTTCCGTGGCGCTGTTAGTGTGGGGTACCCACATCGTGCGCACCGGGATTATGCGGGTCTACGGCGCTAATCTGCGCCGGGTATTGAGCGACAGCGTCGAGAAAAAACCGCTGGCGTTCGTCTCCGGCATCGGCGTAACCGCGCTGGTGCAAAGCAGCAACGCCACCGCGCTGCTGGTCACCTCTTTCGTCGCACAAGGGCTGGTGGGGCTGGCGCCTGCGCTGGTGATCATGCTGGGCGCCGACGTCGGCACCGCCTTGATGGCACGAGTGCTGACTTTCGATCTCTCCTGGCTGTCGCCGCTGCTGATTCTGGTCGGCGTTTTCCTGTTCCTCAGCCGTAAGCAAACCCGGGTTGGCCAAATGGGGCGCGTGTGCATCGGCCTCGGGCTGATCGTACTGGCGCTGGAGCTGATCGTGGCCGCCGCGACGCCCATAACCCAGGCGGCGGGCGTGAAAGTGCTGTTCTCGTCGCTGACCGGCGACGTGATGCTGGATGCCCTTACCGGCGCGCTGTTCGCCATCGTCAGCTATTCCAGCCTGGCGGCAGTGTTGCTGACCGCCACCCTGACCGCATCCGGCGTGATCTCGCTGAAAGTGGCGCTGTGTCTGGTGATTGGCGCCAATCTTGGCAGTGGCCTGTTGGCGGTCATCAATACCAGCGGCCAGAACGCCGCCGGCCGCCGGGTGGCGCTCGGCAGCCTGCTGTTCAAGCTGATAGGCTGCGTGCTGGTGCTGCCGTTTGTCTCTTATCTGGCAGAGGTAATGACCCGATTGCCGGGCGAAAACGAAGAGCTGGTGATCTATTTTCACGTCTTCTACAACCTGATCCGCTGCCTGATGCTGATCCCGCTGGCCGGCCCGATGGCGCGTTTATGCGAAACTTTGATCGCCGACGTGGCGGCCGACGATCCCCGTCTGCGGCCGCGACACCTGGACGCCAGCGCGCTGGATACGCCGACGTTGGCGCTGGCCAATGCGGCGCGTGAAACCCTGCGCATGGGCGACGTGGTGGAACACATGATGATCCTGCATCGCGAAGTGCTGCACGGCAAGAATGGGCAGGATAAAGAGGTGCGCCGGCTGGACGACGATGTCGATGTGCTCTATACCGCCATCAAGCTGTATCTGGCGCAGATCCAAAAAGAGGATTTGGGCGAAGAGGATTCGCGCCGTTGGGCGGAAATCATCGAAATGGCGCTGAACCTGGAACAAGCCGGGGATATCATTGAGCGCATGACCGGTGACGTGGCGGCGAAATCGCACGCGGCGCGGCGGGCGTTCTCGGCGGAAGGCCTGGCGGAGCTGGATACGCTGCATGAGCGGCTGGTCGGCAACCTGCGCCTGAGCCTGTCGGTGTTCCTGTCCGGCGATCTTACCAGCGCCAAACGGCTGCGGCGCTCCAAGCACCGTTTTCGCATTCTGGATCGCCGCTACGCGCATGCGCACGTCGATCGTCTGCATCAGCAAAACGTGCAAAGCATCGAAACCAGTTCGCTGCATCTGGGGTTGTTGGGGGATATGAAGCGCCTGAACTCGCTGTTCTGCGCCGTGGCGTATAACGTGCTGGATCAGGATGAGCGCGATGATGAGCGTGAGTGGGACGATACGCCGAGCACGTTGTAA
- the panS gene encoding ketopantoate/pantoate/pantothenate transporter PanS, producing the protein MLALLTRLFPLWAVLLAVAAYATPTTFTGIGPYVSPLLMLIMFAMGVTLRLDDFKRVLSRPAPVAAGIFLHYLIMPLAAWLLAMLFHMPPDLSAGMVLVGSVASGTASNVMIYLAKGDVALSVTISAVSTLVGVFATPLLTRLYVDTEISVDVMGMLLSILQIVVIPIGLGLIVHHTFTKTVKRIEPFLPALSMVCILAIISAVVAGSQSHIASVGLVVIIAVILHNGIGLLSGYWGGKLFGFDESTCRTLAIEVGMQNSGLAATLGKIYFSPLAALPGALFSVWHNLSGSLLAGYWSGRPIKKK; encoded by the coding sequence ATGTTGGCACTGCTAACCCGATTATTCCCCCTGTGGGCGGTGCTGCTCGCCGTCGCCGCCTACGCTACGCCCACCACCTTTACCGGTATTGGTCCCTACGTCAGCCCACTGCTGATGCTGATCATGTTCGCCATGGGCGTCACGCTGCGGCTGGATGACTTCAAGCGCGTACTGTCGCGCCCCGCGCCGGTGGCGGCAGGCATCTTTCTGCATTATCTGATCATGCCGCTGGCGGCCTGGTTGCTGGCGATGCTGTTCCATATGCCGCCGGATCTTTCCGCCGGCATGGTGCTGGTCGGCAGCGTTGCCAGCGGCACCGCCTCCAACGTGATGATCTACCTGGCAAAAGGAGACGTTGCGCTGTCGGTGACCATTTCGGCGGTCTCCACGCTGGTGGGCGTATTCGCCACGCCGCTGCTGACCCGTCTGTATGTCGATACCGAAATCAGCGTCGATGTGATGGGCATGCTGCTGAGTATCCTGCAGATCGTGGTGATCCCGATTGGCCTGGGCTTGATCGTGCATCACACCTTTACCAAAACCGTCAAACGTATCGAGCCGTTCCTGCCGGCGCTGTCGATGGTCTGCATCCTGGCGATCATCAGTGCGGTGGTCGCAGGCAGCCAGAGCCACATCGCCTCCGTCGGGCTGGTGGTGATCATCGCAGTGATCCTGCATAACGGCATTGGCTTGTTGAGCGGTTACTGGGGCGGCAAGCTGTTCGGCTTCGACGAATCCACCTGCCGCACGCTGGCCATTGAAGTCGGCATGCAGAACTCCGGGCTGGCGGCGACGCTGGGCAAGATTTACTTCTCACCGCTGGCCGCGCTGCCGGGCGCCCTGTTCTCCGTGTGGCATAACCTTTCCGGCTCGCTGCTGGCAGGGTACTGGTCTGGCCGACCGATCAAGAAAAAATAA
- the lysC gene encoding lysine-sensitive aspartokinase 3, whose amino-acid sequence MNQAVPQNSTVVAKFGGTSVADYEAMNRSADVVLANPQVRLVVLSASAGVTNLLVALAEGSDVDKRSYQLDEIRRIQYAILDRLGNPAVIREEIDRMLENIAMLSEAAALATSTALTDELVSHGELMSTLLFVEILRSRKVQAEWFDVRKVMHTDDHFGRATPDSAVLKELTQTLLKPRLQEALVVTQGFIGSEPKGRTTTLGRGGSDYTAALLGEALNVGRVDIWTDVPGIYTTDPRVVPTAKRIDKITFEEAAEMATFGAKVLHPATLLPAVRSDIPVFVGSSKDPSAGGTLVCNTTENPPLFRALALRRKQTLLTLHSLNMLHARGFLAEVFSILARHNISVDLITTSEVSVALTMDTTGSTSTGGSLLTTSLLTELSSLCRVEVEENLALVAIIGNKLSQACGVGKEVFGVLDPFNIRMICYGASSYNLCFLVPGDDAEQVVRTLHHNLFE is encoded by the coding sequence ATGAACCAAGCAGTACCCCAGAATTCTACCGTTGTGGCCAAATTCGGCGGCACCAGCGTTGCCGACTATGAAGCCATGAACCGCAGCGCCGACGTCGTGCTCGCCAATCCGCAGGTCCGCCTGGTAGTCCTGTCCGCTTCTGCGGGCGTCACCAACCTGCTGGTCGCATTGGCCGAAGGCAGCGACGTCGACAAGCGCAGCTACCAGCTCGATGAAATCCGCCGTATCCAGTACGCCATTCTCGACCGCCTCGGTAACCCGGCGGTGATCCGCGAGGAAATCGATCGCATGCTGGAAAACATCGCCATGCTGTCCGAAGCGGCGGCGTTGGCGACCTCTACGGCACTCACCGACGAGCTGGTCAGCCACGGCGAACTGATGTCCACCCTGCTTTTCGTTGAGATCCTGCGCAGCCGCAAGGTGCAGGCGGAGTGGTTTGACGTACGCAAAGTGATGCACACCGACGATCATTTCGGCCGCGCCACGCCGGACAGCGCGGTACTGAAAGAGCTGACCCAGACGCTGCTCAAACCGCGTCTGCAGGAAGCGCTGGTCGTCACTCAAGGCTTTATCGGCAGCGAACCTAAGGGCCGCACCACCACGCTGGGCCGTGGCGGCAGCGATTACACCGCCGCCCTGCTGGGTGAAGCGCTGAACGTCGGCCGGGTAGATATCTGGACCGACGTGCCGGGCATCTACACCACCGATCCGCGCGTGGTCCCTACGGCGAAGCGCATCGACAAAATCACCTTTGAAGAAGCGGCTGAAATGGCCACCTTCGGCGCGAAAGTGCTGCACCCGGCCACCCTGTTGCCGGCGGTACGCAGCGATATTCCGGTGTTTGTCGGTTCCAGCAAGGATCCGTCCGCCGGCGGCACCCTGGTGTGCAATACCACCGAGAACCCACCGCTGTTCCGCGCATTGGCGCTGCGCCGCAAACAAACCCTGTTAACGCTGCACAGCCTCAATATGCTGCACGCGCGCGGTTTCCTGGCCGAAGTGTTCAGCATTCTGGCACGCCACAATATTTCGGTGGATTTGATCACCACCTCAGAAGTCAGCGTGGCACTGACCATGGACACCACCGGCTCCACCTCCACCGGCGGCAGCCTGCTGACCACCTCGCTGCTGACCGAGTTGTCGTCGCTGTGTCGGGTGGAAGTGGAGGAGAATCTGGCGCTGGTGGCGATAATCGGCAACAAGCTTTCCCAGGCCTGCGGCGTGGGCAAAGAGGTGTTCGGCGTGCTTGACCCGTTCAATATCCGCATGATCTGCTACGGCGCCAGCAGCTACAACCTGTGCTTCCTGGTGCCGGGCGATGACGCCGAACAGGTAGTACGCACCCTGCACCACAATCTGTTCGAATAA